The Streptomyces seoulensis genome contains a region encoding:
- a CDS encoding 2'-5' RNA ligase family protein: protein MRTVELLPDEATEARVRRVWERLAEAGMPSLAGHRHPTNRPHLTLTTASELPWDARPGLTSALAVLPLPLRLEHTLRFDGRTAVLAWRVVRDAGLAALQRQVRDLLPDAGNPLFEPDHWVPHLTLGRTRSKTDPWPPELLPTELSEPWEGTFTGARSYDTEERTVEQLAP, encoded by the coding sequence GTGCGCACAGTGGAGCTACTGCCCGACGAAGCGACCGAGGCACGGGTGCGGCGGGTCTGGGAGCGGCTCGCGGAGGCGGGGATGCCCAGCCTGGCCGGCCACCGGCACCCCACGAACCGGCCCCACCTCACCCTGACGACGGCGTCCGAGCTGCCGTGGGACGCGCGGCCCGGGCTGACCTCGGCCCTCGCGGTGCTCCCCCTGCCGCTACGACTGGAGCACACGCTCCGCTTCGACGGGCGTACGGCGGTACTGGCCTGGCGGGTCGTGCGCGACGCCGGCCTGGCAGCCCTCCAGCGGCAGGTACGGGATCTGCTGCCCGATGCCGGAAACCCCCTGTTCGAGCCGGACCACTGGGTACCCCACCTCACCCTCGGCCGAACCCGCTCCAAGACCGACCCCTGGCCCCCGGAACTCCTGCCCACCGAGCTGTCCGAACCCTGGGAAGGCACCTTCACCGGCGCCCGGAGCTACGACACGGAGGAGCGGACGGTGGAGCAGCTCGCTCCGTAA
- a CDS encoding NAD(P)/FAD-dependent oxidoreductase, with protein MKNILVIGGGFAGVWSALGAVRTARENGTDPADIQVTLVSSGDDLVIRPRLYEAAPESMRVSLDRVLGPVGVRRVAATVTSIDTDGRTVTAIGRDAREIVLPYDRLVLAAGSQVVRPELRGAEHLFDIDTMGAAARLDHHLRRVAEQGAFDGQFTVVVLGAGFTGLEIATELTERLRELAPAERRDEVRVVLVERADVVGPELGEGPRPHIVGVLADLGVELRLAVTLEEAGERSVILSDGEVVPTAATVWTAGMRASDLTALVPGERDRVGRLLVDDHLRVQGVPGVYAAGDTAAARAEGEHMVTQSCQHAVPLGKFAGRNVAADLLGLELVPFAPDPYVTCLDLGPAGAVLTSGWDRAVQMTGQEAKELKQRINSDWIYPPVDDADKILRAADHRTTWPTEEATG; from the coding sequence TCCGCACCGCGCGGGAGAACGGCACCGATCCCGCCGACATTCAGGTGACCCTCGTGAGCAGCGGCGACGATCTCGTGATCCGTCCCCGCCTGTACGAGGCCGCCCCCGAGAGCATGCGGGTGTCGCTGGACCGGGTGCTCGGTCCGGTGGGTGTCCGGCGCGTGGCCGCCACGGTCACCTCCATCGACACCGACGGCCGGACCGTGACCGCCATCGGGCGCGACGCACGCGAGATCGTCCTGCCGTACGACCGCCTGGTGCTGGCCGCGGGCAGCCAGGTCGTGCGCCCCGAGCTGCGCGGCGCCGAGCATCTCTTCGACATCGACACGATGGGTGCCGCCGCGCGCCTCGACCACCACCTGAGGCGGGTCGCCGAACAGGGCGCTTTCGACGGGCAGTTCACCGTCGTGGTCCTCGGGGCCGGCTTCACCGGCCTGGAGATCGCGACCGAACTGACCGAGCGGCTGCGGGAACTGGCCCCCGCGGAGCGGCGCGACGAGGTACGTGTCGTACTGGTGGAGCGCGCGGATGTCGTGGGGCCGGAGCTCGGTGAGGGACCGCGGCCGCACATCGTCGGTGTGCTGGCCGACCTCGGCGTGGAGCTGCGCCTCGCCGTGACCCTCGAAGAGGCCGGGGAGCGGTCGGTCATCCTGTCCGACGGAGAGGTCGTCCCCACCGCCGCCACGGTCTGGACGGCCGGGATGCGGGCCAGCGACCTCACCGCCCTCGTGCCCGGCGAGCGGGACCGCGTCGGCCGGCTGCTGGTCGACGACCACCTGCGCGTCCAGGGCGTCCCCGGTGTCTACGCGGCGGGAGACACCGCCGCCGCCCGCGCCGAGGGCGAACACATGGTGACGCAGAGCTGCCAGCACGCCGTGCCGCTGGGCAAGTTCGCCGGCCGTAACGTGGCCGCCGATCTGCTGGGACTCGAACTCGTCCCCTTCGCCCCCGACCCGTACGTCACCTGCCTCGACCTCGGTCCCGCCGGAGCGGTGCTGACCTCGGGCTGGGACCGTGCGGTGCAGATGACCGGGCAGGAGGCGAAGGAGCTGAAGCAGCGGATCAACAGCGACTGGATCTACCCGCCGGTGGACGACGCCGACAAGATCCTCAGGGCCGCCGACCACCGCACCACGTGGCCCACTGAGGAGGCCACCGGCTGA
- a CDS encoding response regulator, whose protein sequence is MPGKNFVVPTTPQDMAALADAAVDELARRIAHQVTEGISRSLSPDDPSHALTRLHVLTHLQRAAERLQRAAAVDAAHAGAGYPQIGEASDMTRQGARRRWPGLFTHSNEAPTEHPMMTTPTRPFDVLLVEDDVADALLIEEALSERGARNLVQVTDGVAALEYLRAPDSVRPDLIVLDLNMPRMNGRELLQILKADEKLQTIPVVVLTTSSAPDDVTGAYHSHANAYVTKPVNLAEFERAVQSIDAFYLETATRPPRG, encoded by the coding sequence ATGCCTGGCAAGAACTTCGTTGTGCCAACCACCCCGCAGGACATGGCCGCGCTCGCGGACGCTGCGGTCGACGAACTCGCGCGGCGCATCGCCCATCAGGTGACGGAAGGCATCTCTCGCTCCCTGTCACCGGATGACCCCTCGCACGCTCTGACCCGGCTGCACGTGCTGACACATCTCCAGCGCGCCGCCGAACGTCTCCAGCGTGCGGCGGCGGTGGACGCGGCCCACGCGGGCGCCGGTTACCCCCAGATCGGCGAGGCCAGTGACATGACGCGCCAGGGCGCCCGGCGCCGCTGGCCGGGACTCTTCACCCACTCCAATGAAGCACCCACGGAGCATCCGATGATGACCACCCCCACTCGCCCCTTCGACGTGCTGCTCGTCGAAGACGACGTCGCCGACGCCCTCCTCATCGAGGAAGCCCTCTCCGAGCGAGGCGCCCGCAACCTGGTCCAGGTCACCGACGGAGTCGCCGCGCTGGAGTACCTGCGCGCCCCGGACAGCGTGCGTCCCGACCTCATCGTGCTCGACCTCAACATGCCCCGCATGAACGGCCGCGAGCTGCTGCAGATCCTCAAGGCGGACGAGAAACTCCAGACCATCCCCGTGGTCGTCCTCACCACCTCCTCCGCCCCGGACGACGTCACCGGCGCCTACCACAGCCACGCCAACGCCTACGTCACCAAGCCCGTCAACCTCGCGGAGTTCGAGCGGGCCGTCCAGAGCATCGACGCCTTCTACCTGGAAACCGCGACCCGCCCGCCGCGCGGCTGA